A genome region from Setaria italica strain Yugu1 chromosome III, Setaria_italica_v2.0, whole genome shotgun sequence includes the following:
- the LOC101773633 gene encoding uncharacterized protein LOC101773633 isoform X1 encodes MDNDNGDADDLGSGWFEVKKKHRSSSKYTLQRSSGGSSQKIPNSSSRSRPNCSSDSSRWHDRPQHPPPNINANVGVDESGTGETTNVLAERCNDVGASDLKGVLNTSASEYVAERPDELLVAEETSEPPKTSLADHANPSVPHESSTCSGSVAKCADDSQHVKCSPKTESLGVLSNTPVKFGDFDEVPGLSLPSDSYRDNSSSRDHGHGGDAAHSRNEQKDESKPKVETNSCATIDEASPIIIQGTETPSDDTIGPLDAHETPESMLNVSGSAASTDSVSLPCSSNDHEVPVTSSSVASTESRTLLPNHAPASADFGSETAESKERFRQRLWCFLFENLNRAVDELYLLCELECDMEQINESILVLEEAISDFQELKSRAEHFDNTKKSPGVPKEGMPMAVKADHRRPHALSWEVRRMTSSPHRQEILSSSLEAFQRIQLELACKQAGITAERFTSSSSGEVLSSSSELTTASATVRNISLKVESQVKLPDSGSEKKIAGEKQIRDAFKSDKSHPQSMPSYSARSRRGSLEPISEIEKHTFKNDRELPENKFDRLKSADVVKKSTVHLEKEKQITAPWKSMDAWKEKRNWEDILKSPARSSRVSHSPGVGRKVTDRGRVLHDKLMSPEKKKRSALDMKKEAEEKHARALRIRSQLESERVQRLQRTSEKLNRVNEWQAVRSSKLREVMNARHQRGESRHEAYLAQVAKRAGDESTKVNEVRFITSLNEENKKFLLRQKLYDSEMRRAEKLQVIKTKQKEDTAREEAVLERRKFLEAEKMQRLAEIQRKKEEAIFRREEERKASSAAREARAAEQQRRKEIRAKAQQEEAELLAQKLAEKLRESEQRRKYHLEQIRERASMDLRDQTSPFQRRFPSKDGQNRSTNSGEDSQITGNSSTADSVVKSSNNVQMKRRIKKIRQRLMALKHEFIEPPIGESTGITHRAALGAAKAKLSRWLQDLQKLRQARKEGTASIGLIVGDMTKYLEGKDLELHASRQVGLLGFIASALPASHTSKPGACQVTVYLLRLLRVLLSLPANRTYFLVQNLLPPIIPMLSASLENYIKVAASNSGSSNLLPNKTSTENTESSGEVLDGFLWTVTMIVGHVHLDDEQLQMQGGLIELIVAYQIIHRLRDLFALYDRPQVEGSPLPSSIRFGLNLLAVLTSKPGNFSTIDWESCKCRTLGGTIVQEYEYLSSQDSMGNQLMTLEQSGDNKLASLCSELPEENKSCKLHDLSIPGDRKLVDEARKDLIPVSGGLNNPAMQPPDLGIATEKRSEIPSQGDENSTIDSFLEGRKVNNVGSGYNSSPGKGNETSLKHPVMLLLSAMTETGLVSLPSLLTAVLLQANNRSSSEQTSAILPSNFEEVATGVLKVLNNVARLDINLLQCMLARSDLKMEFFHLISFLLSHCMNKWRVPNDQVGLLLLESLLLLGYFSLFHAENQAVLRWGKSPTILHKLCDLPFVFFSDPELMPILAAALIAVCYGCDQNRSVVQQEISTDMLRSLLKSCQTSLTSPDSIAVDGSGNNSSDNTQSLLDTRSPQGDIPIRSSRKIGRPVVGKGVSGGIRFNRNRVQKDGRGRGVDDGPLKQRAGEASSNFMLHRKIPASFLDRAEEFFCSET; translated from the exons ATGGATAATGATAATGGAGATGCGGATGACCTTGGATCAGGATGGTTTGAAGTGAAAAAG AAGCATCGGTCCAGCTCGAAATACACATTGCAGAGGTCTTCTGGAGGTTCCAGCCAGAAAATTCCAAACTCGTCGTCACGGTCACGGCCCAACTGTAGCAGTGACAGTTCAAGGTGGCATGACAGGCCGCAACATCCTCCTCCGAACATAAATGCTAATGTTGGCGTTGATGAATCTGGTACTGGAGAAACAACTAATGTTCTAGCTGAAAGATGCAATGATGTAGGTGCTAGTGACCTGAAGGGTGTCTTAAATACTTCAGCCTCAGAGTATGTAGCAGAAAGACCTGACGAGCTGCTGGTGGCTGAAGAAACAAGTGAACCTCCCAAAACCAGTCTGGCTGATCATGCAAATCCTTCAGTGCCTCATGAGTCCTCGACCTGTTCAGGCAGTGTTGCCAAATGTGCAGACGATTCTCAGCATGTAAAATGTTCTCCAAAAACAGAGTCGCTAGGTGTTTTGTCCAATACTCCTGTCAAGTTTGGAGACTTTGATGAAGTTCCAGGTTTATCATTACCCTCTGATTCATACAGAGATAACAGTTCTTCTAGAGACCATGGGCATGGTGGAGATGCTGCACATTCCAGAAATGAGCAAAAGGATGAAAGTAAACCCAAAGTGGAGACGAACTCTTGTGCAACAATTGATGAGGCATCTCCAATCATTATACAAGGAACAGAGACACCCAGTGATGACACGATAGGGCCACTGGATGCACATGAAACACCAGAAAGTATGTTGAATGTTAGTGGTTCAGCAGCCTCAACTGACTCTGTTTCCCTACCCTGCTCCAGTAATGATCATGAAGTTCCAGTTACATCTTCATCTGTTGCGTCCACAGAAAGTAGAACGTTACTTCCTAACCATGCACCAGCTTCTGCAGATTTCGGATCTGAAACTGCTGAGAGCAAAGAAAGATTCAGGCAGAGGCTATGGTGCTTTCTTTTTGAGAATCTGAATAGGGCTGTTGATGAACTTTACCTCCTCTGTGAACTAGAATGTGACATGGAACAAATTAATGAATCCATACTTGTTCTTGAAGAAGCTATATCTGATTTTCAAGAACTTAAATCCAGAGCAGAGCATTTTGATAACACCAAAAAGTCTCCTGGTGTACCCAAAGAGGGGATGCCAATGGCTGTGAAAGCTGACCATAGGAGACCTCATGCCTTGTCTTGGGAG GTCAGAAGGATGACAAGTTCACCACACAGGCAAGAAATACTCTCTTCATCTCTAGAGGCCTTCCAAAGGATCCAATTGGAACTGGCATGCAAGCAGGCTGGTATAACGGCAGAGAGATTTACATCCAGCTCTTCTGGAGAAGTTTTGAGTAGCTCATCAGAGCTGACCACAGCATCCGCTACTGTTAGGAATATAAGTTTGAAAGTGGAGAGTCAGGTAAAACTTCCTGATAGTGGTAGTGAGAAAAAGATTGCTGGAGAGAAGCAAATCAGGGATGCATTCAAGTCAGATAAATCACATCCACAAAGTATGCCTTCATATTCTGCAAGGAGTAGAAGAGGGTCACTAGAACCGATCTCGGAAATAGAGAAGCACACTTTTAAGAATGACAGGGAGTTGCCAGAAAACAAATTTGACAGGCTCAAGTCAGCCGATGTTGTTAAAAAGAGTACAGTTCATCTTGAAAAGGAGAAGCAAATTACAGCACCTTGGAAGTCAATGGATGCCTGGAAGGAGAAAAGGAACTGGGAAGATATATTGAAATCTCCTGCACGGAGTTCTCGGGTTTCTCATTCTCCTGGTGTTGGCAGAAAAGTTACAGATCGTGGTCGTGTTCTACATGACAAGTTGATGTctcctgaaaagaaaaaaagaagcgcTTTGGATATGAaaaaagaagcagaagaaaagCATGCACGAGCACTGCGAATTAGGAGTCAACTAGAAAGTGAGAGGGTTCAGAGGCTACAACGTACCTCTGAAAAGTTAAATCGTGTCAATGAGTGGCAGGCTGTGCGCAGCTCAAAACTGCGAGAAGTAATGAATGCACGCCATCAACGTGGTGAATCTCGTCATGAAGCATATCTTGCTCAGGTTGCAAAAAGAGCTGGTGATGAGAGTACTAAAGTAAATGAGGTCCGTTTTATTACATCGCTGaatgaggaaaacaaaaagttCTTGCTGAGGCAGAAACTTTATGATTCTGAAATGCGGAGAGCTGAAAAGCTACAGGTGATCAAAACAAAGCAAAAGGAGGACACTGCTAGGGAAGAAGCTGTTTTGGAACGAAGAAAGTTCCTTGAAGCTGAGAAGATGCAGCGCCTTGCTGAAATACAGCGCAAGAAAGAAGAGGCTATTTTCAGAAGAGAAGAAGAGCGCAAAGCATCTAGTGCTGCACGGGAAGCAAGGGCTGCAGAACAGCAGCGTAGAAAAGAAATAAGAGCAAAAGCGCAACAAGAGGAAGCTGAACTTTTAGCCCAAAAGTTAGCTGAAAAGCTCCGTGAGAGTGAGCAGCGCCGCAAGTATCACCTAGAGCAGATACGGGAGCGAGCCTCTATGGATCTTAGGGATCAGACTTCACCTTTTCAGCGCCGCTTTCCAAGTAAAGATGGCCAAAACCGTTCAACTAATAGCGGCGAAGACTCTCAGATTACTGGCAATTCCAGCACCGCAGACTCTGTGGTTAAATCATCGAATAATGTACAGATGAAACGAAGGATCAAAAAGATTCGCCAGAGATTAATGGCTCTGAAGCATGAATTTATCGAACCACCCATAGGTGAAAGTACTGGAATCACACACAGGGCTGCTCTAGGAGCTGCCAAAGCTAAGTTAAGTAGATGGCTTCAAGACCTACAGAAACTTCGTCAAGCTAGAAAAGAAGGCACTGCCAGTATTGGTTTGATTGTTGGTGACATGACAAAG TATTTAGAAGGAAAGGATCTTGAACTGCATGCATCAAGACAAGTTGGTCTGCTTGGCTTCATTGCATCTGCTTTACCTGCATCACACACTTCAAAGCCTGGAGCTTGTCAAGTCACTGTCTACCTCTTGCGCCTGTTGAGAGTATTGCTCTCACTTCCAGCTAATCGAACATATTTTCTAGTACAGAATCTTTTACCTCCGATTATTCCCATGCTATCAGCATCACTGGAGAATTACATTAAGGTGGCAGCATCCAACTCTGGAAGTTCAAATCTTCTGCCTAACAAAACTTCAACCGAGAATACAGAGTCATCAGGTGAAGTGTTAGATGGCTTCTTATGGACTGTGACCATGATCGTTGGCCATGTACACCTCGATGATGAACAACTTCAAATGCAGGGAGGTTTGATCGAACTGATTGTAGCTTATCAAATAATTCACCGTCTGCGAGATTTGTTTGCCCTTTATGATAGGCCCCAGGTGGAAGGATCCCCACTCCCATCATCTATACGCTTTGGTCTCAACCTTTTGGCTGTCTTAACATCTAAACCTGGAAATTTCTCTACCATTGATTGGGAGTCCTGCAAATGCAGGACATTAGGTGGCACTATAGTTCAAGAATATGAATATCTTAGCTCACAAGACAGTATGGGGAACCAGTTGATGACACTAGAGCAGTCTGGAGATAACAAATTGGCATCCTTGTGTAGTGAACTGCCTGAAGAAAACAAATCATGTAAACTGCATGACTTGAGCATTCCTGGGGACAGAAAATTGGTTGATGAAGCTAGAAAAGACTTGATACCTGTCTCAGGTGGCCTGAATAATCCAGCAATGCAACCACCTGATTTGGGGATTGCTACAGAGAAGCGTTCTGAAATTCCTAGCCAGGGAGATGAAAATAGCACAATCGACAGTtttcttgaaggaagaaaggtGAACAATGTAGGTTCAGGGTATAACAGTAGTCCTGGAAAAGGCAACGAGACAAGCCTAAAGCATCCTGTAATGCTTTTACTTTCTGCTATGACTGAGACTGGCCTTGTTAGTCTACCATCACTTTTGACTGCTGTGTTGCTCCAGGCGAACAACAGATCATCTTCAGAACAG ACTTCAGCTATTCTTCCATCAAATTTTGAAGAAGTAGCCACTGGTGTATTAAAAGTTTTGAACAATGTGGCACGCttggatataaatcttctgcAGTGCATGCTG GCTAGATCAGATCTAAAGATGGAGTTCTTCCATTTAATCAGCTTCCTTCTGAGCCATTGCATGAACAAATGGAGAGTACCAAACGATCAG GTTGGTTTGCTGCTTCTAGAGTCTCTGCTACTTCTTGGCTACTTTTCTTTGTTCCATGCTGAGAACCAAGCTGTTCTTCGGTGGGGAAAGAGTCCCACCATACTTCACAAG CTGTGCGACTTGCCATTTGTTTTCTTCAGTGACCCCGAGTTGATGCCCATCTTGGCTGCTGCTCTGATCGCTGTTTGCTACGGTTGCGATCAGAATCGAAGTGTTGTACAACAGGAAATAAGCACGGATATGCTTCGTTCTTTGCTCAAGTCCTGTCAAACATCATTGACTTCTCCAGATTCCATTGCTGTAGATGGTTCTGGAAACAATTCCAGTGATAACACGCAGAGTTTACTTGATACCAGGAGCCCACAAGGTGACATCCCAATAAGGTCAAGCCGCAAAATTGGACGGCCAGTTGTTGGGAAGGGTGTTTCAGGAGGCATCAGATTCAACAGAAATAGGGTTCAGAAGGATGGTAGAGGAAGAGGTGTTGATGATGGGCCTCTGAAGCAAAGAGCTGGTGAAGCTTCATCTAACTTCATGTTGCATAGAAAGATCCCAGCTTCTTTCTTGGACAGAGCCGAGGAGTTCTTCTGCAGTGAGACATGA
- the LOC101773633 gene encoding S phase cyclin A-associated protein in the endoplasmic reticulum isoform X2, whose protein sequence is MDNDNGDADDLGSGWFEVKKKHRSSSKYTLQRSSGGSSQKIPNSSSRSRPNCSSDSSRWHDRPQHPPPNINANVGVDESGTGETTNVLAERCNDVGASDLKGVLNTSASEYVAERPDELLVAEETSEPPKTSLADHANPSVPHESSTCSGSVAKCADDSQHVKCSPKTESLGVLSNTPVKFGDFDEVPGLSLPSDSYRDNSSSRDHGHGGDAAHSRNEQKDESKPKVETNSCATIDEASPIIIQGTETPSDDTIGPLDAHETPESMLNVSGSAASTDSVSLPCSSNDHEVPVTSSSVASTESRTLLPNHAPASADFGSETAESKERFRQRLWCFLFENLNRAVDELYLLCELECDMEQINESILVLEEAISDFQELKSRAEHFDNTKKSPGVPKEGMPMAVKADHRRPHALSWEVRRMTSSPHRQEILSSSLEAFQRIQLELACKQAGITAERFTSSSSGEVLSSSSELTTASATVRNISLKVESQVKLPDSGSEKKIAGEKQIRDAFKSDKSHPQSMPSYSARSRRGSLEPISEIEKHTFKNDRELPENKFDRLKSADVVKKSTVHLEKEKQITAPWKSMDAWKEKRNWEDILKSPARSSRVSHSPGVGRKVTDRGRVLHDKLMSPEKKKRSALDMKKEAEEKHARALRIRSQLESERVQRLQRTSEKLNRVNEWQAVRSSKLREVMNARHQRGESRHEAYLAQVAKRAGDESTKVNEVRFITSLNEENKKFLLRQKLYDSEMRRAEKLQVIKTKQKEDTAREEAVLERRKFLEAEKMQRLAEIQRKKEEAIFRREEERKASSAAREARAAEQQRRKEIRAKAQQEEAELLAQKLAEKLRESEQRRKYHLEQIRERASMDLRDQTSPFQRRFPSKDGQNRSTNSGEDSQITGNSSTADSVVKSSNNVQMKRRIKKIRQRLMALKHEFIEPPIGESTGITHRAALGAAKAKLSRWLQDLQKLRQARKEGTASIGLIVGDMTKYLEGKDLELHASRQVGLLGFIASALPASHTSKPGACQVTVYLLRLLRVLLSLPANRTYFLVQNLLPPIIPMLSASLENYIKVAASNSGSSNLLPNKTSTENTESSGEVLDGFLWTVTMIVGHVHLDDEQLQMQGGLIELIVAYQIIHRLRDLFALYDRPQVEGSPLPSSIRFGLNLLAVLTSKPGNFSTIDWESCKCRTLGGTIVQEYEYLSSQDSMGNQLMTLEQSGDNKLASLCSELPEENKSCKLHDLSIPGDRKLVDEARKDLIPVSGGLNNPAMQPPDLGIATEKRSEIPSQGDENSTIDSFLEGRKVNNVGSGYNSSPGKGNETSLKHPVMLLLSAMTETGLVSLPSLLTAVLLQANNRSSSEQTSAILPSNFEEVATGVLKVLNNVARLDINLLQCMLARSDLKMEFFHLISFLLSHCMNKWRVPNDQVGLLLLESLLLLGYFSLFHAENQAVLRWGKSPTILHK, encoded by the exons ATGGATAATGATAATGGAGATGCGGATGACCTTGGATCAGGATGGTTTGAAGTGAAAAAG AAGCATCGGTCCAGCTCGAAATACACATTGCAGAGGTCTTCTGGAGGTTCCAGCCAGAAAATTCCAAACTCGTCGTCACGGTCACGGCCCAACTGTAGCAGTGACAGTTCAAGGTGGCATGACAGGCCGCAACATCCTCCTCCGAACATAAATGCTAATGTTGGCGTTGATGAATCTGGTACTGGAGAAACAACTAATGTTCTAGCTGAAAGATGCAATGATGTAGGTGCTAGTGACCTGAAGGGTGTCTTAAATACTTCAGCCTCAGAGTATGTAGCAGAAAGACCTGACGAGCTGCTGGTGGCTGAAGAAACAAGTGAACCTCCCAAAACCAGTCTGGCTGATCATGCAAATCCTTCAGTGCCTCATGAGTCCTCGACCTGTTCAGGCAGTGTTGCCAAATGTGCAGACGATTCTCAGCATGTAAAATGTTCTCCAAAAACAGAGTCGCTAGGTGTTTTGTCCAATACTCCTGTCAAGTTTGGAGACTTTGATGAAGTTCCAGGTTTATCATTACCCTCTGATTCATACAGAGATAACAGTTCTTCTAGAGACCATGGGCATGGTGGAGATGCTGCACATTCCAGAAATGAGCAAAAGGATGAAAGTAAACCCAAAGTGGAGACGAACTCTTGTGCAACAATTGATGAGGCATCTCCAATCATTATACAAGGAACAGAGACACCCAGTGATGACACGATAGGGCCACTGGATGCACATGAAACACCAGAAAGTATGTTGAATGTTAGTGGTTCAGCAGCCTCAACTGACTCTGTTTCCCTACCCTGCTCCAGTAATGATCATGAAGTTCCAGTTACATCTTCATCTGTTGCGTCCACAGAAAGTAGAACGTTACTTCCTAACCATGCACCAGCTTCTGCAGATTTCGGATCTGAAACTGCTGAGAGCAAAGAAAGATTCAGGCAGAGGCTATGGTGCTTTCTTTTTGAGAATCTGAATAGGGCTGTTGATGAACTTTACCTCCTCTGTGAACTAGAATGTGACATGGAACAAATTAATGAATCCATACTTGTTCTTGAAGAAGCTATATCTGATTTTCAAGAACTTAAATCCAGAGCAGAGCATTTTGATAACACCAAAAAGTCTCCTGGTGTACCCAAAGAGGGGATGCCAATGGCTGTGAAAGCTGACCATAGGAGACCTCATGCCTTGTCTTGGGAG GTCAGAAGGATGACAAGTTCACCACACAGGCAAGAAATACTCTCTTCATCTCTAGAGGCCTTCCAAAGGATCCAATTGGAACTGGCATGCAAGCAGGCTGGTATAACGGCAGAGAGATTTACATCCAGCTCTTCTGGAGAAGTTTTGAGTAGCTCATCAGAGCTGACCACAGCATCCGCTACTGTTAGGAATATAAGTTTGAAAGTGGAGAGTCAGGTAAAACTTCCTGATAGTGGTAGTGAGAAAAAGATTGCTGGAGAGAAGCAAATCAGGGATGCATTCAAGTCAGATAAATCACATCCACAAAGTATGCCTTCATATTCTGCAAGGAGTAGAAGAGGGTCACTAGAACCGATCTCGGAAATAGAGAAGCACACTTTTAAGAATGACAGGGAGTTGCCAGAAAACAAATTTGACAGGCTCAAGTCAGCCGATGTTGTTAAAAAGAGTACAGTTCATCTTGAAAAGGAGAAGCAAATTACAGCACCTTGGAAGTCAATGGATGCCTGGAAGGAGAAAAGGAACTGGGAAGATATATTGAAATCTCCTGCACGGAGTTCTCGGGTTTCTCATTCTCCTGGTGTTGGCAGAAAAGTTACAGATCGTGGTCGTGTTCTACATGACAAGTTGATGTctcctgaaaagaaaaaaagaagcgcTTTGGATATGAaaaaagaagcagaagaaaagCATGCACGAGCACTGCGAATTAGGAGTCAACTAGAAAGTGAGAGGGTTCAGAGGCTACAACGTACCTCTGAAAAGTTAAATCGTGTCAATGAGTGGCAGGCTGTGCGCAGCTCAAAACTGCGAGAAGTAATGAATGCACGCCATCAACGTGGTGAATCTCGTCATGAAGCATATCTTGCTCAGGTTGCAAAAAGAGCTGGTGATGAGAGTACTAAAGTAAATGAGGTCCGTTTTATTACATCGCTGaatgaggaaaacaaaaagttCTTGCTGAGGCAGAAACTTTATGATTCTGAAATGCGGAGAGCTGAAAAGCTACAGGTGATCAAAACAAAGCAAAAGGAGGACACTGCTAGGGAAGAAGCTGTTTTGGAACGAAGAAAGTTCCTTGAAGCTGAGAAGATGCAGCGCCTTGCTGAAATACAGCGCAAGAAAGAAGAGGCTATTTTCAGAAGAGAAGAAGAGCGCAAAGCATCTAGTGCTGCACGGGAAGCAAGGGCTGCAGAACAGCAGCGTAGAAAAGAAATAAGAGCAAAAGCGCAACAAGAGGAAGCTGAACTTTTAGCCCAAAAGTTAGCTGAAAAGCTCCGTGAGAGTGAGCAGCGCCGCAAGTATCACCTAGAGCAGATACGGGAGCGAGCCTCTATGGATCTTAGGGATCAGACTTCACCTTTTCAGCGCCGCTTTCCAAGTAAAGATGGCCAAAACCGTTCAACTAATAGCGGCGAAGACTCTCAGATTACTGGCAATTCCAGCACCGCAGACTCTGTGGTTAAATCATCGAATAATGTACAGATGAAACGAAGGATCAAAAAGATTCGCCAGAGATTAATGGCTCTGAAGCATGAATTTATCGAACCACCCATAGGTGAAAGTACTGGAATCACACACAGGGCTGCTCTAGGAGCTGCCAAAGCTAAGTTAAGTAGATGGCTTCAAGACCTACAGAAACTTCGTCAAGCTAGAAAAGAAGGCACTGCCAGTATTGGTTTGATTGTTGGTGACATGACAAAG TATTTAGAAGGAAAGGATCTTGAACTGCATGCATCAAGACAAGTTGGTCTGCTTGGCTTCATTGCATCTGCTTTACCTGCATCACACACTTCAAAGCCTGGAGCTTGTCAAGTCACTGTCTACCTCTTGCGCCTGTTGAGAGTATTGCTCTCACTTCCAGCTAATCGAACATATTTTCTAGTACAGAATCTTTTACCTCCGATTATTCCCATGCTATCAGCATCACTGGAGAATTACATTAAGGTGGCAGCATCCAACTCTGGAAGTTCAAATCTTCTGCCTAACAAAACTTCAACCGAGAATACAGAGTCATCAGGTGAAGTGTTAGATGGCTTCTTATGGACTGTGACCATGATCGTTGGCCATGTACACCTCGATGATGAACAACTTCAAATGCAGGGAGGTTTGATCGAACTGATTGTAGCTTATCAAATAATTCACCGTCTGCGAGATTTGTTTGCCCTTTATGATAGGCCCCAGGTGGAAGGATCCCCACTCCCATCATCTATACGCTTTGGTCTCAACCTTTTGGCTGTCTTAACATCTAAACCTGGAAATTTCTCTACCATTGATTGGGAGTCCTGCAAATGCAGGACATTAGGTGGCACTATAGTTCAAGAATATGAATATCTTAGCTCACAAGACAGTATGGGGAACCAGTTGATGACACTAGAGCAGTCTGGAGATAACAAATTGGCATCCTTGTGTAGTGAACTGCCTGAAGAAAACAAATCATGTAAACTGCATGACTTGAGCATTCCTGGGGACAGAAAATTGGTTGATGAAGCTAGAAAAGACTTGATACCTGTCTCAGGTGGCCTGAATAATCCAGCAATGCAACCACCTGATTTGGGGATTGCTACAGAGAAGCGTTCTGAAATTCCTAGCCAGGGAGATGAAAATAGCACAATCGACAGTtttcttgaaggaagaaaggtGAACAATGTAGGTTCAGGGTATAACAGTAGTCCTGGAAAAGGCAACGAGACAAGCCTAAAGCATCCTGTAATGCTTTTACTTTCTGCTATGACTGAGACTGGCCTTGTTAGTCTACCATCACTTTTGACTGCTGTGTTGCTCCAGGCGAACAACAGATCATCTTCAGAACAG ACTTCAGCTATTCTTCCATCAAATTTTGAAGAAGTAGCCACTGGTGTATTAAAAGTTTTGAACAATGTGGCACGCttggatataaatcttctgcAGTGCATGCTG GCTAGATCAGATCTAAAGATGGAGTTCTTCCATTTAATCAGCTTCCTTCTGAGCCATTGCATGAACAAATGGAGAGTACCAAACGATCAG GTTGGTTTGCTGCTTCTAGAGTCTCTGCTACTTCTTGGCTACTTTTCTTTGTTCCATGCTGAGAACCAAGCTGTTCTTCGGTGGGGAAAGAGTCCCACCATACTTCACAAG TGA